The Trueperaceae bacterium genomic interval CCCGGCTTGACCACCGAGACCCAATACTCGACGGCGCCCTTGCCCTTACCCATCCGGACTTCCTGCGGCTTCTTGGTCACCGGCTTATCGGGGAAGATACGGATGTAGATCTTGCCTCCACGGCGGAAGTGCCGGCTCATCGTGATGCGGCACGCCTCGATCTGGTTCGACTTGATCCAGGCGGGCTCCATGGCGACGAGACCGTAGTCACCGAAGGCGAGGTAATCCCCGCCCTTGGTGTCGCCGGTCATCCGGCCCCGCATCTGCTTGCGGTATTTGACCCTCTTGGGAAGCAGCATGCTTACTTCTCCCTCTTGACCCTGGTACGACCCGGCCGACGGTCGCCGCCTTCACGGCTGTCGCGTCGGCGCGCCTGGGGGCGGCGGCGCTTGCGGCGCTCGTCGTCCTTGGGCGGACGGGGCAGGACGGCAGCACGGCGCTGGCGGTCCCCGACGATCTCGCCGTGGAACACCCACGCCTTGACTCCGATGACACCGTAGGTGGTGTTGGCCTCAGCCGTGCCGTAGTCGATGTCCGCGCGCAGAGTCTGCAGCGGAACGCGCCCGTCAGAATACCACTCGGGGCGTGCCTGCTCCGATCCTCCGAGACGTCCCGAGCAGCGGATCTTCACGCCCTTGGCGCCCGATTCCATGGTGCGCTGCACCGCCTGCTTCATCGCCCGCCGGAAGGCGAAGCGGCGCTCGAGCTGCTCGGCGATCCGCTGCGCTACCAGCACCGCGTTGACGTTGGCGTTGGGAACTTCCTGGACGTTGACCGCCACGGTGCCGTCGATCTCGCTGTCGAGCTTGGCACGAAGCGCCTTGATCGACTCGCCGCCACGACCTATGACCACGCCGGGCTTCGCGGTGTGGATGGTCACGTTGATGTTGTGAGCCGCGCGGTCGATGTCGATCCGGGCGATTCCGGCCCGGCCCACGTCCTTGAGAACGGCGTTGCGGATCTTCTCGTCCTCCCCCAGCAGCTTGGGGTAGGTCTTCGGATCGGCGTACCAGTTGGCCGACGGACTCTTGTTCACACCGAGGCGGAAGCCCCGGGGGTTGATCTTGTTACCCACGTCGTTCCTCCAATGTGATCGTGATGTGGCAGGTGCGCTTCCTCATGAGATCCGCACGGCCGCGCGCACGATGGAGGATCCGCTTCAGAGTGGGACCATCGTCGACCATGATCTTCGAGACGAAGAGGCTGTCCTCGAACATGTCGTGGTTGTTCACCGCGTTCGCCTTGGCGCTCTGCAGCAGCTTGAGGATCGGCTTGGCGGCACGCTTGTCGGTGTAGCGGAGGATGTTCTCGGCCTCGAGCACCTCCTTGCCGCGGATCAGGTCCGCCACCAGTCGCGTCTTTCGCGGGGTGGAGCGGAGCATCTTCAGGGTGGCCTTCGCTTCCACGCCTACTCCTTCCGTGAACCGCTGTGACCGCGGAAGTTGCGGGTGGGCGCGAACTCGCCCAGTTTGTGGCCCACCATGTTCTCCTGCACGAAGACAGGGACGTGCTGGCGCCCGTTGTAAACGCCGATGGTGTGGCCCACCATCTCGGGGACGATCGTGCTGCGGCGGCTCCAGGTACGGATGACCCGGCGATCGCCGGCCTGATTGGCGGCGTCGATCTTGTCGAGCAGGTGATCGTCCACGAAGGGGCCCTTCTTGAGGCTACGACCCATTCTCTACTTCCCCTTCCGGCGCCGCACTATGAACCGTGAGCTGGTCTTGCGGCGGTTGCGCGTCTTGTATCCCTTGGCCTGCTGGCCCCAGGGGCTGACCGGTGGACGACCGCTGGTGGAGCGGCCCTCGCCGCCACCGTGCGGGTGATCGACCGGGTTCATGGCGCGGCCGCGCTGGTGAGGCTTGCGCCCGAGCCAGCGGGTCCTGCCCGCCTTGCCGATGACCACGTTCTTGTGCTCGGCGTTGCCCACCGAACCGACGGTCGCGTAGCACTCGCCGTGCACGCGGCGAAGCTCACCCGAAGGGAGCCGCAGCGTGACGTAGTTCCCGTCGCGACCCTGTATCTGGATCGAGGTGCCGGCGCTCCTGGCCAACTGCGCGCCGCGTCCGGGGACCAGTTCGACCGAGTGCACGACCGCGCCGATCGGGATGAAGCGAAGCGGCATGGCGTTGCCGACGACCGGCTCGGCCTCGGGACCGGAGACGATGCGGCTGCCTACCTCGAGCTTCTCGGGCGCCACGATGTAGCGCTTCTCCCCATCGAGGTAGTGCAGGAGAGCGATGTTGGCGCTGCGGTTCGGGTCGTACTCGATCCCGGCGACCTTGGCGGGCACGCCCTCCTTGTCGCGACGCTTGAAATCGATCACCCGGTAGCGTCGCTTGTGACCGCCACCCCGGAACCTCGAGGTGACCCGTCCACGGTTGTTGCGGCCACCCTTCTTCTTCATCGGGGCGAGCAGAGACTTCTCCGGCTCGGTCTTGGTGACCTCGCCGAAGTCCGACGTCGTCATGAAGCGCCGGGAGGGCGTATAGGGGCGGTATTTCCTGGTAGGCATCTTCCCTCCCTCAGGTAAGGCCTTCGAGCTGCTGGATACGCTGCCCGGGCTTGAGCGTGACGATCGCCTTCTTGCGGTTCTTCTCGCGGCCTTCGAAGCGACCCATGCGCTTCGTCTTGCCCTTCACGTTCACGAGGTTGATCTTCACCACGTCGACGTCGAAGACCTGCTGAACGGCTTCCTTGACCTGCGTCCTGTTGGCGTGCGGGTGCACGAAGAAGGTGTAGCGGCTGTTCTCGATGCCCGACACGGCCTTCTCCGAGAGCACCGGAGCGATGATGATGTCGAACGCGTTCACTGCTCGTCTCCCTGTCCGAACACGGAGGCGTCGGCGATCACGTGCTGGTGACGCAGGATGTCGTAGACGTTGAGGCCGGCGGGCTGCAACACGCTCACCCACGGCAGGTTGCGTGCGGCGCGGCGCGCCAGCTCGTCGTCGGAGACGAGGAGCACCCGTTCACTGCCGTCGAACCCGTGCTCCTTGGCCCAGGCGACGAACTGCTTCGTCTTGCCTTCGATTCCGAACGACTCGACGAGGGTCAGCTTGCCGCTGTTCGCCCGGTCGGCGAGGGCCATGTGGAGGCCCAGCCGCCGAACCCGTTTCGGCAGGGCGTAGCTGTAGTCCCTCGGCTGCGGACCGAAGGTGGTTCCTCCGCCCACGAAGATGGGTGCCTTGCGGCTGCCGTGACGAGCCCGGCCGGTGCCCTTCTGCGGGTAGATCTTGGCGGTGGAGCCCCTGACCATGCCCCGCGTCTTGGTTGCAGCGGTACCACGGCGCCGCTTGGAGAGCTGCCAGGCGACGACTTCGTGAAGAACCGACTCCTTCGGCTCGGGCAGGTCGAGCGTCACCTTGCGGCCACTGCCGATGACGTCCAGTGTTACGGTCATCCGCCCACCTTCCTCTTGCGCGACTCCTTGATGACGATGGTGGAGCCGTTCGGTCCGGGCAGCGCGCCCTTGATGAGCAGCAGATTGTCGTCCTTGCGGATCTCGACGAGCTCCAGCCCGACTGTGGTCACCGTCTCAGCGCCGTAGTGTCCGGCCATCCGCTTGCCCTTGTAGACGCGACCGGGGAACTTCCGTTGACCGATCGAGCCGGGGTGGCGGTGCTTCTTCTTGGTGCCGTGGGTAGCGGGCATGCCGGCGAAGCCCCAGCGTTTGATGACGCCGGCGGTGCCGCGGCCCTTGGTGGTTCCGGTCACGTCGACCTTCTGACCCTCCTCGAAGATCTCGACGGTGACGGCGTCACCTTCGGGGTCGTAGTCGCGCAGCTCGACGAGATGGCGCTGCGGAGCTACCCCTGCCTTCTTGAAGTGGCCGGCCTCCGGTTTGTTGGTGGCCTTCTCCGACTTCTCCGACCACCCGAGCTGCACGGCGCTGTAGCCGTCCTTATCGG includes:
- the rplP gene encoding 50S ribosomal protein L16; translated protein: MLLPKRVKYRKQMRGRMTGDTKGGDYLAFGDYGLVAMEPAWIKSNQIEACRITMSRHFRRGGKIYIRIFPDKPVTKKPQEVRMGKGKGAVEYWVSVVKPGRVLFEVANVTEEQAKEAFRLASHKLPIKVKMVKREVYDEAQ
- the rplV gene encoding 50S ribosomal protein L22, whose product is MLRSTPRKTRLVADLIRGKEVLEAENILRYTDKRAAKPILKLLQSAKANAVNNHDMFEDSLFVSKIMVDDGPTLKRILHRARGRADLMRKRTCHITITLEERRG
- the rpsS gene encoding 30S ribosomal protein S19 codes for the protein MGRSLKKGPFVDDHLLDKIDAANQAGDRRVIRTWSRRSTIVPEMVGHTIGVYNGRQHVPVFVQENMVGHKLGEFAPTRNFRGHSGSRKE
- the rplB gene encoding 50S ribosomal protein L2, translated to MPTRKYRPYTPSRRFMTTSDFGEVTKTEPEKSLLAPMKKKGGRNNRGRVTSRFRGGGHKRRYRVIDFKRRDKEGVPAKVAGIEYDPNRSANIALLHYLDGEKRYIVAPEKLEVGSRIVSGPEAEPVVGNAMPLRFIPIGAVVHSVELVPGRGAQLARSAGTSIQIQGRDGNYVTLRLPSGELRRVHGECYATVGSVGNAEHKNVVIGKAGRTRWLGRKPHQRGRAMNPVDHPHGGGEGRSTSGRPPVSPWGQQAKGYKTRNRRKTSSRFIVRRRKGK
- a CDS encoding 50S ribosomal protein L23; the protein is MNAFDIIIAPVLSEKAVSGIENSRYTFFVHPHANRTQVKEAVQQVFDVDVVKINLVNVKGKTKRMGRFEGREKNRKKAIVTLKPGQRIQQLEGLT
- the rplD gene encoding 50S ribosomal protein L4: MTVTLDVIGSGRKVTLDLPEPKESVLHEVVAWQLSKRRRGTAATKTRGMVRGSTAKIYPQKGTGRARHGSRKAPIFVGGGTTFGPQPRDYSYALPKRVRRLGLHMALADRANSGKLTLVESFGIEGKTKQFVAWAKEHGFDGSERVLLVSDDELARRAARNLPWVSVLQPAGLNVYDILRHQHVIADASVFGQGDEQ
- the rplC gene encoding 50S ribosomal protein L3 — encoded protein: MKGILGTKVGMTQVWQGEKLIPVTVVLAGPCPVVQRKTPDKDGYSAVQLGWSEKSEKATNKPEAGHFKKAGVAPQRHLVELRDYDPEGDAVTVEIFEEGQKVDVTGTTKGRGTAGVIKRWGFAGMPATHGTKKKHRHPGSIGQRKFPGRVYKGKRMAGHYGAETVTTVGLELVEIRKDDNLLLIKGALPGPNGSTIVIKESRKRKVGG